The proteins below are encoded in one region of Oncorhynchus gorbuscha isolate QuinsamMale2020 ecotype Even-year linkage group LG01, OgorEven_v1.0, whole genome shotgun sequence:
- the LOC124001821 gene encoding synembryn-B-like isoform X2 yields the protein MDLNIILLQLQTDNEEDIERLLHQYNGENNLTFTFDPKGEDLRSRLCQGLLTVLGRQVGPRCQSTCLETLRILSRDKRVLGPVGTREGMLVLAGLARLRGGAEGGDSLQREVQIEEKERVVVEALKCLCNVVFNSTAAQQVGADVQLARGLCARLHAARTGRHEVGLFSLRLLFLLSALRPDVRGALRRELCAVGLLKEVLECTLDVRWVGPYEVAPVDPQALPIPAEENERAMEALKALFNLMLSDTSDEDGDHQLRLITAIMRHLLMQKTQAEDKTEEAHSHAINLLSNLPVSCLDVLIDVPVQGGQEEYSGKNMDVVQVLLDFMEKRIDKGASYKEGLTPVLSLLTEGSRYHREIRRYIKTQVLPPLKEVKVRPEIGSTIRNKLVRLMTHVDMGVKQSAAEFLFVLCKENVDKLLKYTGYGNAAGLLVARGLLAGGRGETKYSDDEDSDTEEYKSAKPFINPITGHVEEPMPNPIEEMTEEQKEYEAQELVNMFDKLSRQQLIRPMGVRRDGSLAPLEEALRQPTTDSCSSDSD from the exons ATGGATTTAAACATTATCCTGTTGCAGCTTCAAACTGATAATGAAGAGGACATTGAAAGGCTTTTGCACCAGTACAACGGAGAG aATAATCTCACATTCACCTTTGACCCAAAAGGGGAGGATCTACGAAGT AGGCTGTGTCAGGGCCTACTGACTGTGCTAGGGAGGCAGGTTGGGCCCCGCTGTCAGAGTACCTGCCTGGAGACCCTCCGCATTCTGTCCCGAGACAAGCGGGTCCTGGGCCCTGTGGGAACCCGGGAGGGCATGTTGGTCCTGGCTGGGCTGGCCCGGTTGCGGGGGGGAGCGGAAGGGGGTGACAGCCTGCAGAGGGAGGTccagatagaggagaaagagagggtagtgGTGGAGGCCCTCAAGTGCCTGTGTAACGTGGTGTTCAACAGCACAGCAGCGCAGCAGGTGGGTGCTGACGTGCAGCTTGCACGGGGTCTGTGTGCCCGCCTGCACGCCGCCCGCACTGGGCGCCACGAGGTGGGCCTGTTCTCTCTGCGCCTGCTCTTCCTGCTCTCGGCGCTGCGACCAGACGTCCGGGGGGCACTCCGAAGGGAGCTGTGTGCCGTGGGGCTCCTCAAAGAGGTGCTGGAGTGTACCCTGGATGTACGTTGGGTGGGCCCCTACGAGGTGGCCCCTGTAGACCCCCAGGCCCTGCCcatccctgctgaagaaaatgaGAGGGCCATGGAGGCCCTGAAAGCCCTGTTCAACCTCATGCTGTCTGACACTAGCGACGAG GATGGTGACCACCAGCTCCGCCTCATCACCGCCATCATGCGCCATCTATTGATGCAAAAGACTCAGGCAGAAGACAAAACAGAGGAAGCACACAG cCACGCAATCAATTTGCTTAGTAACCTGCCTGTGTCTTGTCTGGATGTGCTGATTGATGTGCCCGTCCAGGGGGGCCAGGAGGAGTACAGCGGGAAGAACATGGACGTTGTGCAGGTGCTACTGGATTTCATGGAGAAGAGGATAGACAAG GGCGCCAGCTACAAAGAGGGGCTGACCCCAGTTCTCAGCTTGCTGACCGAGGGCTCCAGGTACCACAGGGAGATCCGCAGATACATCAAGACACAG GTGCTGCCCCCTCTGAAGGAGGTCAAGGTCCGGCCGGAGATCGGGTCCACCATCAGGAACAAACTGGTGCGTCTCATGACCCACGTGGACATGGGTGTGAAGCAGAGCGCAGCAGAGTTCCTATTTGTCCTCTGCAAAGAGAACG TGGACAAGCTGTTGAAGTACACAGGGTATGGTAATGCAGCAGGACTCCTGGTGGCTCGAGGCCTGCTGGCAGGGGGGCGAGGAGAGACAAAGTATTCAGATGACGAAGACTCTGACACTGAAGAGTACAAATCGGCTAAACCTTT catcAACCCCATCACGGGCCACGTGGAGGAACCCATGCCTAACCCCATAGAAGAGATGACTGAGGAGCAGAAAGAGTACGAGGCCCAGGAACTAGTCAACATGTTCGACAAGTTGTCAAG GCAGCAGCTGATTAGGCCCATGGGGGTGAGGCGGGATGGCTCACTGGCGCCCCTAGAGGAGGCTCTGAGACAGCCCACAACTGACAGCTGCAGCTCAGACTCAGACTAG
- the LOC124001821 gene encoding synembryn-B-like isoform X1, which produces MDLNIILLQLQTDNEEDIERLLHQYNGENNLTFTFDPKGEDLRSRLCQGLLTVLGRQVGPRCQSTCLETLRILSRDKRVLGPVGTREGMLVLAGLARLRGGAEGGDSLQREVQIEEKERVVVEALKCLCNVVFNSTAAQQVGADVQLARGLCARLHAARTGRHEVGLFSLRLLFLLSALRPDVRGALRRELCAVGLLKEVLECTLDVRWVGPYEVAPVDPQALPIPAEENERAMEALKALFNLMLSDTSDEDGDHQLRLITAIMRHLLMQKTQAEDKTEEAHSHAINLLSNLPVSCLDVLIDVPVQGGQEEYSGKNMDVVQVLLDFMEKRIDKQGASYKEGLTPVLSLLTEGSRYHREIRRYIKTQVLPPLKEVKVRPEIGSTIRNKLVRLMTHVDMGVKQSAAEFLFVLCKENVDKLLKYTGYGNAAGLLVARGLLAGGRGETKYSDDEDSDTEEYKSAKPFINPITGHVEEPMPNPIEEMTEEQKEYEAQELVNMFDKLSRQQLIRPMGVRRDGSLAPLEEALRQPTTDSCSSDSD; this is translated from the exons ATGGATTTAAACATTATCCTGTTGCAGCTTCAAACTGATAATGAAGAGGACATTGAAAGGCTTTTGCACCAGTACAACGGAGAG aATAATCTCACATTCACCTTTGACCCAAAAGGGGAGGATCTACGAAGT AGGCTGTGTCAGGGCCTACTGACTGTGCTAGGGAGGCAGGTTGGGCCCCGCTGTCAGAGTACCTGCCTGGAGACCCTCCGCATTCTGTCCCGAGACAAGCGGGTCCTGGGCCCTGTGGGAACCCGGGAGGGCATGTTGGTCCTGGCTGGGCTGGCCCGGTTGCGGGGGGGAGCGGAAGGGGGTGACAGCCTGCAGAGGGAGGTccagatagaggagaaagagagggtagtgGTGGAGGCCCTCAAGTGCCTGTGTAACGTGGTGTTCAACAGCACAGCAGCGCAGCAGGTGGGTGCTGACGTGCAGCTTGCACGGGGTCTGTGTGCCCGCCTGCACGCCGCCCGCACTGGGCGCCACGAGGTGGGCCTGTTCTCTCTGCGCCTGCTCTTCCTGCTCTCGGCGCTGCGACCAGACGTCCGGGGGGCACTCCGAAGGGAGCTGTGTGCCGTGGGGCTCCTCAAAGAGGTGCTGGAGTGTACCCTGGATGTACGTTGGGTGGGCCCCTACGAGGTGGCCCCTGTAGACCCCCAGGCCCTGCCcatccctgctgaagaaaatgaGAGGGCCATGGAGGCCCTGAAAGCCCTGTTCAACCTCATGCTGTCTGACACTAGCGACGAG GATGGTGACCACCAGCTCCGCCTCATCACCGCCATCATGCGCCATCTATTGATGCAAAAGACTCAGGCAGAAGACAAAACAGAGGAAGCACACAG cCACGCAATCAATTTGCTTAGTAACCTGCCTGTGTCTTGTCTGGATGTGCTGATTGATGTGCCCGTCCAGGGGGGCCAGGAGGAGTACAGCGGGAAGAACATGGACGTTGTGCAGGTGCTACTGGATTTCATGGAGAAGAGGATAGACAAG CAGGGCGCCAGCTACAAAGAGGGGCTGACCCCAGTTCTCAGCTTGCTGACCGAGGGCTCCAGGTACCACAGGGAGATCCGCAGATACATCAAGACACAG GTGCTGCCCCCTCTGAAGGAGGTCAAGGTCCGGCCGGAGATCGGGTCCACCATCAGGAACAAACTGGTGCGTCTCATGACCCACGTGGACATGGGTGTGAAGCAGAGCGCAGCAGAGTTCCTATTTGTCCTCTGCAAAGAGAACG TGGACAAGCTGTTGAAGTACACAGGGTATGGTAATGCAGCAGGACTCCTGGTGGCTCGAGGCCTGCTGGCAGGGGGGCGAGGAGAGACAAAGTATTCAGATGACGAAGACTCTGACACTGAAGAGTACAAATCGGCTAAACCTTT catcAACCCCATCACGGGCCACGTGGAGGAACCCATGCCTAACCCCATAGAAGAGATGACTGAGGAGCAGAAAGAGTACGAGGCCCAGGAACTAGTCAACATGTTCGACAAGTTGTCAAG GCAGCAGCTGATTAGGCCCATGGGGGTGAGGCGGGATGGCTCACTGGCGCCCCTAGAGGAGGCTCTGAGACAGCCCACAACTGACAGCTGCAGCTCAGACTCAGACTAG
- the si:dkey-103i16.6 gene encoding NAD-dependent protein deacetylase sirtuin-3, with translation MSKARSSLDKRSPQGPALTRVTRSSTPQAWHTEPPHDSGPGPHGTQQRKQTDSALPLAQDLSQMSVSGQDTSLPRKGRVSKGSSGPIQGGPSSSVSKPTQSSPSGPAMIPSPRGGLAAVARLVKLGRCKNVVVVAGAGISTASGIPDFRTPGTGLYANLAKYNIPYPEAIFNIEYFSNDPRPFFSLAKELYPGSHRPNYIHYFIHMLHLKGLLLRMYTQNIDGLEKISGIPDEKLVEAHGSFATASCHLCYTPFPAQEAKSAIMSDKVPVCTFCQATVKPDIVFFGEDLPEKYFLHSKDFPKADLLIIMGTSLQIEPFASLVNTVRSTVPRLLLNRDAVGPFQKVPLRRGDYIELGDLVDTVRRFGEFLGWHSEIQDLMTSQENGTIPTLVSNVSSGRGREGPTQTKATGLGRRGASEPQGRLPPKSRPGARGPTNGSSESDSESDSKSIVSSSPSK, from the exons ATGAGCAAGGCCAGATCCAGCTTGGACAAGAGGTCCCCCCAGGGGCCTGCCCTCACCAGGGTGACCCGTAGCTCCACCCCCCAGGCCTGGCACACAGAGCCGCCCCATGACTCTGGGCCTGGCCCACATGGGACCCAGCAGAGGAAGCAGACAGACTCAGCCCTACCCCTGGCCCAGGACCTCAGTCAAATGAGCGTGAGTGGACAGGACACCTCACTACCACG GAAAGGGAGGGTGTCTAAGGGCAGCAGTGGCCCCATCCAGGGGGGTCCGTCGTCCTCTGTCTCTAAGCCTACACAGAGCTCCCCCTCTGGGCCGGCAATGATTCCCTCTCCCCGGGGAGGCCTGGCTGCTGTGGCTCGACTGGTGAAACTGGGGCGCTGTAAGAACGTGGTGGTGGTGGCCGGTGCAGGCATCAGTACGGCCAGCGGTATCCCAGACTTTAG GACCCCGGGCACAGGGCTGTATGCCAACTTGGCCAAGTACAACATCCCCTACCCGGAGGCCATCTTCAACATCGAGTACTTCTCCAACGACCCTCGGCCCTTCTTCTCCCTGGCCAAGGAGTTGTACCCAGGCAGCCACCGACCCAACTACATCCACTACTTCATCCACATGCTGCACCTCAAGGGCCTGCTGCTCCGCATGTACACCCAGAACATTGACGGCCTGGAGAAGA TAAGTGGCATCCCAGACGAGAAGCTGGTGGAGGCTCATGGAAGTTTTGCGACTGCTTCCTGTCACCTGTGCTACACCCCATTCCCTGCCCAGGAGGCCAAG AGTGCCATAATGAGTGACAAGGTCCCGGTCTGTACATTCTGCCAGGCCACGGTCAAACCGGACATAGTGTTCTTTGGAGAGGACCTTCCTGAGAAGTACTTCCTGCATTCTAAAGACTTCCCTAAAGCTGACCTGCTCATCATCATGGGCACGTCTTTACAG ATCGAGCCCTTTGCCAGCCTGGTGAACACAGTGAGGTCCACGGTTCCGCGGCTGCTCCTGAACCGGGACGCAGTGGGTCCCTTTCAGAAGGTGCCCCTGAGGAGGGGCGACTACATAGAGCTGGGGGACCTGGTGGACACGGTCAGGAGGTTTGGTGAATTCCTAGGGTGGCATTCCGAGATCCAAGACCTGATGACCAGTCAGGAAAATGGG ACCATCCCTACTCTGGTAAGCAATGTTTCATCAGGAAGGGGCCGAGAAGGGCCCACCCAGACCAAAGCCACTGGcctggggaggagaggggcatCAGAGCCCCAAGGAAGGTTGCCCCCTAAGTCCAGGCCAGGGGCCCGTGGCCCCACCAACGGCAGCAGTGAGAGCGACTCCGAGTCAGACAGCAAGAGCATAGTTTCATCCAGCCCAAGTAAATGA